One window of Saccharopolyspora phatthalungensis genomic DNA carries:
- a CDS encoding (2,3-dihydroxybenzoyl)adenylate synthase produces MTPTDASQRLVPYAPEDVARYRAAGLWGTRTIAEEFHEVAAAHPHHDAVVTAEGRMTFAELDARSDQLAAGLAELGLVPGDPVLFQVTNRLESVLAWYGVLKAGLVPVCTLASHRAHEIGEISRRAGAVAHLVDAGTTFDLVGFAHEQARDHPTLRQVLVLGADASDPRVEDLGRTIAPATARGIVERIQRDIDPDDVAVFQLSGGTTGIPKIIPRLHAEYWYNAREYARAWGWDDTTRNAHLIPIMHNAGIVCGVHGPHSVGACLVMTSANLAEALPLLVQEKATDILLGHGHYRAVDDPAFPALAASLRTVLLSGAKVPPQLFGMLEHLGLWAGQLFGMGEGLFAVTRPDSPRAARATTVGTPLSPLDEIRILEPGSEREVPDGQVGELCCTGPYTLRGYYDAPDHNAVAFTSDGLYRTGDLAALVVIDGQRYLSIEGRIKDVINRGGEKINAEEIELLLLRHPAVAAAAVVAMPDARLGERTCAYLVPTRGPVPLADIQEHFTRLGVAKFKWPERLEWLDELPTTLVGKINKKSLRADVAAKIRAEYQQEHV; encoded by the coding sequence ATGACCCCGACCGACGCCTCCCAGCGGCTAGTGCCTTACGCCCCGGAAGACGTTGCCCGCTACCGGGCGGCCGGACTGTGGGGCACCCGCACCATCGCCGAGGAATTCCACGAGGTCGCTGCGGCCCACCCGCACCACGATGCCGTTGTCACTGCCGAGGGGCGGATGACTTTCGCCGAGCTCGATGCGCGCAGCGACCAACTCGCCGCAGGCCTGGCCGAACTCGGCCTGGTTCCCGGTGATCCGGTGCTGTTCCAGGTCACCAACCGCCTCGAAAGCGTGCTGGCCTGGTACGGCGTGCTCAAAGCCGGCCTGGTACCGGTGTGCACGCTGGCCTCCCACCGGGCCCACGAAATCGGCGAGATCAGTCGTCGAGCCGGGGCGGTGGCGCACCTGGTCGACGCCGGAACGACGTTCGACCTCGTGGGCTTCGCGCACGAGCAAGCCCGTGACCACCCCACGCTGCGCCAGGTGCTGGTGCTCGGTGCCGACGCCTCGGACCCACGGGTCGAGGATCTCGGCCGTACCATTGCGCCCGCCACCGCACGCGGCATCGTCGAGCGGATCCAGCGGGACATCGACCCCGATGACGTCGCGGTGTTCCAGCTTTCCGGCGGCACCACGGGGATACCGAAGATCATTCCCCGGCTGCACGCCGAATATTGGTACAACGCGCGGGAGTACGCACGCGCCTGGGGCTGGGACGACACGACCCGCAACGCGCACTTGATCCCGATCATGCACAACGCCGGCATCGTCTGCGGCGTCCACGGGCCGCACAGCGTCGGCGCATGCCTCGTGATGACGAGCGCGAACCTGGCCGAAGCCCTTCCGTTGCTGGTTCAGGAGAAGGCCACCGACATCCTGCTCGGCCACGGCCACTACCGCGCCGTCGACGATCCCGCGTTCCCGGCACTGGCGGCATCGCTGCGCACCGTTTTGCTCTCGGGCGCGAAGGTTCCACCACAGTTGTTCGGCATGCTTGAGCACCTGGGCCTGTGGGCAGGGCAGCTGTTCGGCATGGGCGAAGGACTATTCGCCGTCACCCGGCCGGACTCGCCCCGCGCGGCACGAGCCACCACCGTGGGAACGCCGCTGTCGCCGTTGGATGAAATACGCATCCTCGAACCCGGTTCGGAACGCGAAGTGCCCGACGGGCAGGTCGGCGAATTGTGTTGCACCGGCCCCTACACGCTGCGGGGCTACTACGACGCGCCCGATCACAATGCCGTGGCATTCACCTCGGACGGGCTCTACCGCACCGGCGACCTGGCCGCGCTCGTGGTCATTGACGGCCAGCGCTACCTGTCGATCGAGGGACGCATCAAGGACGTCATCAACCGGGGCGGCGAGAAGATCAACGCCGAGGAGATCGAGCTGCTCCTGCTGCGGCATCCCGCCGTGGCTGCCGCGGCGGTGGTGGCCATGCCGGATGCCCGGTTAGGAGAGCGCACCTGCGCCTACCTGGTGCCCACCCGCGGCCCCGTGCCGCTCGCGGACATCCAGGAGCATTTCACCCGGCTCGGCGTGGCCAAGTTCAAGTGGCCGGAGCGCCTGGAATGGCTCGACGAGCTCCCCACGACCCTCGTCGGGAAAATCAACAAGAAGTCTCTGCGCGCGGACGTCGCCGCGAAGATCCGCGCCGAGTACCAGCAGGAGCACGTATGA
- a CDS encoding FAD-dependent monooxygenase, giving the protein MSIDRVAVLGGGPGGLYAARLLKLAAPRLEVTVYEQGVPDKTFGFGVGLAGRTQRNLDAADPDTLRDIVAAAHGHHMELRVGGASAWIHNDNLIAIARTELLAVLQRHADKAGVVLRFGERVTPADVDADLVIAADGVSSAARQALSDELAASIEQGSGLYLWCGADFALDNALFSPVETEHGTFVTHAYPYADDLSTFLIETDEHTWQRAGLDQTTASTPPDQSDTASLAYLERIFAEQLQGHRLIGNRTRWQRFRTVRCGKWHHGNTVLLGDAAHTAHYSIGSGTKLAMEDAIALCQAIVEEPDLAAALERYERVRQPEVGRLQEVARRSQLWWESFPARMTMPVEQLMVAYMTRAGKVSLDRFVHSSPDVARAGLAYYGGTESRSVPEADVSSWVLEQPLHRNGVSFTRRVLDDDSARKLNVVEFQKADVELLQGDLCLAEVADQLLNPWSRFADIVVQRAVELRSNGIAGFWLSGPRDREAVLTRMELAERLRLETGGLVVVQAPQGLVPDLAAGLASGRMDLIAFDEEHAA; this is encoded by the coding sequence ATGAGCATCGATCGCGTCGCCGTGCTGGGAGGCGGACCGGGCGGCCTCTACGCCGCCCGGCTGCTCAAACTCGCCGCACCGCGCCTAGAGGTCACCGTCTACGAGCAAGGCGTACCGGACAAGACTTTCGGGTTCGGTGTCGGGCTGGCCGGCCGGACGCAGCGCAACCTCGACGCCGCCGATCCGGACACGCTGCGCGACATCGTCGCCGCCGCCCACGGCCACCACATGGAGCTGCGGGTCGGCGGCGCGAGCGCCTGGATTCACAACGACAATCTGATCGCGATCGCCCGCACCGAACTGCTGGCCGTGCTACAGCGTCATGCCGACAAGGCCGGGGTCGTGCTGCGGTTCGGGGAGCGAGTGACGCCCGCGGACGTCGATGCCGACCTCGTGATCGCCGCCGACGGCGTGAGCTCGGCGGCCAGGCAAGCACTGTCCGACGAGCTTGCCGCGAGCATCGAGCAGGGAAGCGGGCTCTACCTGTGGTGCGGTGCGGATTTCGCCCTGGACAACGCACTGTTCTCGCCCGTGGAAACCGAGCACGGCACCTTCGTCACCCATGCCTATCCCTACGCGGACGACCTCAGCACCTTCCTGATCGAAACCGACGAGCACACCTGGCAACGTGCCGGGCTTGACCAGACGACGGCAAGCACCCCGCCCGACCAGTCGGACACCGCCTCGCTGGCCTACCTGGAACGGATATTCGCCGAGCAATTGCAGGGACACCGGTTGATCGGAAACCGTACCCGCTGGCAACGATTCCGCACCGTCCGGTGCGGGAAGTGGCACCACGGCAACACCGTTCTGCTCGGCGACGCCGCGCACACCGCGCACTACTCCATCGGTTCGGGAACGAAGCTCGCCATGGAAGACGCCATCGCGCTCTGCCAGGCCATCGTCGAGGAACCCGACCTCGCAGCGGCGCTGGAACGCTACGAGCGCGTGCGCCAACCCGAGGTTGGCCGCCTGCAGGAGGTGGCCCGGCGAAGCCAGCTGTGGTGGGAATCGTTCCCCGCGAGAATGACCATGCCGGTGGAGCAGCTGATGGTGGCTTACATGACCCGGGCCGGGAAAGTCTCGCTGGACCGGTTCGTGCACAGCTCCCCGGACGTCGCGCGGGCCGGTCTCGCCTACTACGGCGGCACCGAGTCTCGATCAGTGCCCGAGGCCGATGTGTCCAGCTGGGTGCTCGAACAGCCGTTGCACCGCAACGGCGTCTCGTTTACCCGGCGAGTGCTCGATGACGACAGCGCCCGAAAGCTGAATGTGGTCGAGTTCCAGAAGGCCGACGTCGAGCTTCTCCAGGGCGATCTCTGCCTGGCGGAGGTGGCCGACCAACTCCTCAACCCGTGGAGCCGCTTCGCCGACATCGTGGTGCAACGCGCGGTCGAGCTGCGAAGCAACGGCATTGCCGGGTTCTGGCTCAGCGGGCCGCGCGATCGAGAGGCCGTGCTGACCAGAATGGAACTGGCCGAACGGCTGCGCCTGGAGACCGGCGGCCTGGTGGTCGTGCAGGCCCCCCAGGGACTCGTGCCGGACCTTGCGGCCGGATTGGCCAGCGGTCGCATGGATCTCATCGCCTTCGACGAGGAGCACGCGGCATGA
- a CDS encoding hydantoinase B/oxoprolinase family protein — protein MTAPIPGSEIFSSRPVDPDELARSLPSSLPVHTVGQEQIDALDPMTYEVVRHRLWSVTDEMGEALKRMSGSPIVTDANDFDFAISDELGQEVQVGLYNTMLVGAVDLAIYWTLRHRAANPGIAEGDMFLCNDPWVGGGLHQNDVIVYQPIFHEGKLFGWTSAICHEPDLGGVGLGSFSPAAEDVFSESVPTPPVKVVRDYELQRDVADLWTRRSRVPMLVALDLRAKIGANTVGRKRLLSVIEQYGADTVKAVMKRMMADAEQRLRNKLTSLPDGTWKATGYQDQAHEGDRDLHKITVAMTKSGDHLTFDFTGTDKQAGVINCTYAGMRGGVMLALLPILAGDIPWSAGGLMRCFDLITEEGTINNASFPAAVSRAPIGPAWQTGSLVAECLAQLLDTSPEFGKNVQAACCGTWDTAVIAGLDERGEQPAPFLSIMMDPMAGGYGARPQADGIDTGGLFCIPMGRVPDVEMTEFLYPVLSLWRREEPDSGGPGRHRGGVSASIAITPHGTSIPIGLVLASAGKAVSQNAGLAGGYPGNTGLEVLLRGSDLHEQFADGRMPGELAEIAGEKELGNCYAHSYIAPGEVFYMFWQGGGGYGDPLARDPQAVAVDLQEHKVTPGAAADIYGVVIKQDGSVDEAATFERRQELRDRRRQRSTVIADVPAARVDTSAGRRLDDNLIEVTGRGERAIACVHCGQVLGDPDSEAALALTRYEGPSGDAGPQVVSAPESYVDAAVVFRQYCCPGCHAALYSAIVPTDHPDHIADLGRLNVAGVNPR, from the coding sequence ATGACCGCACCCATCCCCGGAAGCGAAATCTTCTCCAGCCGCCCCGTGGACCCGGACGAGCTCGCCCGGTCGCTGCCGAGTTCCCTGCCGGTCCACACGGTCGGCCAGGAACAGATCGACGCGCTCGACCCCATGACCTACGAGGTCGTGCGACACCGGCTGTGGTCGGTCACCGATGAAATGGGCGAGGCGCTCAAGCGGATGTCGGGCTCGCCGATCGTCACCGACGCCAACGACTTCGACTTCGCGATCAGCGATGAGCTGGGTCAGGAAGTCCAGGTCGGGCTCTACAACACGATGCTGGTCGGCGCGGTGGACCTGGCGATTTACTGGACCCTGCGCCACCGGGCCGCCAACCCCGGCATCGCCGAAGGTGACATGTTCCTGTGCAACGACCCGTGGGTGGGCGGGGGATTGCACCAGAACGACGTGATCGTCTACCAGCCGATTTTCCACGAGGGCAAGCTGTTCGGGTGGACCAGCGCGATCTGCCACGAGCCGGACCTCGGCGGTGTCGGGCTCGGATCGTTCTCCCCGGCCGCCGAGGACGTGTTCTCCGAATCCGTGCCCACCCCGCCGGTCAAGGTGGTCCGGGACTATGAACTGCAGCGCGATGTTGCCGATCTGTGGACACGTCGGTCTCGCGTGCCGATGCTCGTCGCGCTCGACCTGCGCGCCAAGATCGGGGCGAACACGGTCGGCCGCAAGCGGCTGCTATCGGTGATCGAGCAGTATGGCGCGGACACCGTCAAAGCCGTCATGAAGCGCATGATGGCCGATGCCGAGCAGCGGTTGCGCAACAAGCTCACCAGTCTGCCCGACGGCACGTGGAAGGCGACGGGATACCAGGACCAGGCCCACGAGGGCGACCGCGACCTGCACAAGATCACCGTGGCGATGACCAAGAGCGGCGATCACCTGACCTTCGACTTCACCGGTACCGACAAGCAGGCGGGGGTCATCAACTGCACCTACGCCGGGATGCGCGGCGGGGTCATGCTCGCCCTGCTGCCCATCCTCGCCGGTGACATTCCCTGGTCGGCGGGCGGGCTGATGCGCTGCTTCGACCTGATCACCGAGGAAGGCACGATCAACAACGCGAGCTTCCCGGCCGCGGTCAGTCGCGCTCCGATCGGTCCGGCCTGGCAGACCGGCAGCCTGGTCGCCGAATGCCTGGCGCAGCTGCTCGACACCTCGCCGGAATTCGGCAAGAACGTGCAGGCTGCGTGCTGCGGCACGTGGGACACCGCGGTGATCGCCGGTCTGGACGAGCGCGGTGAGCAGCCCGCGCCGTTCCTGAGCATCATGATGGATCCGATGGCCGGTGGTTATGGCGCGCGGCCGCAGGCCGACGGCATCGACACCGGGGGACTGTTCTGCATCCCCATGGGACGGGTTCCCGATGTGGAGATGACCGAGTTCCTTTACCCGGTGCTGTCGCTGTGGCGGCGCGAAGAGCCCGATTCGGGCGGACCCGGGCGGCACCGGGGTGGGGTGAGCGCCTCCATCGCGATCACCCCGCACGGAACCAGCATCCCGATCGGTCTCGTGCTCGCCTCGGCGGGCAAAGCCGTTTCGCAGAACGCGGGCCTGGCCGGTGGCTATCCGGGAAACACCGGGCTGGAGGTGCTGCTGCGCGGCAGCGACCTGCACGAGCAATTCGCCGACGGCCGGATGCCCGGTGAGCTGGCGGAGATCGCGGGGGAGAAGGAACTCGGCAACTGCTATGCACACAGCTACATCGCACCTGGCGAGGTCTTCTACATGTTCTGGCAAGGCGGCGGCGGGTACGGCGACCCGCTGGCGCGTGACCCGCAGGCAGTTGCCGTCGATCTGCAGGAGCACAAGGTGACGCCGGGCGCGGCAGCGGACATCTATGGCGTGGTCATCAAGCAGGACGGAAGTGTAGACGAGGCAGCCACTTTCGAGCGACGACAGGAGTTGCGGGACCGGCGTCGCCAGCGTTCGACCGTGATCGCCGACGTTCCGGCCGCGCGAGTCGACACCTCTGCCGGACGCCGTCTCGACGACAACCTCATCGAGGTCACCGGTCGCGGCGAGCGGGCCATCGCATGCGTGCACTGTGGACAGGTGCTCGGCGATCCCGATAGCGAGGCAGCGCTGGCTCTGACGCGCTACGAAGGCCCATCAGGCGATGCCGGCCCCCAAGTCGTGTCCGCACCGGAGTCCTATGTGGATGCCGCTGTGGTGTTCCGTCAGTACTGCTGCCCAGGATGTCACGCCGCGCTGTACTCGGCGATCGTGCCGACCGATCACCCGGACCACATCGCCGATTTGGGCCGCTTGAACGTGGCAGGAGTTAACCCGCGATGA
- a CDS encoding hydantoinase/oxoprolinase family protein, producing the protein MVYVIGVDVGGTFTDAVLDDDAGTIIAAKSPSTPPDYSQGVLDVLGALAEQLGRPLEEMLAETHHIAHGTTSSLNALVMQNVPPVGFLTTKGHRDSIFIMNVEGRYLGRSPAELQNVLGQRKSHTLLPKKHALEVTERIDRSGSVVLGLDEEEARTAIRQLLDDGVRAIAVSLLWSFKNPVHEQRIRELVHEIDPDVFVSLSSEISPRIREFARNATTIMSTQIGPGLRDYLDNLETALRKRQLAGPLLVMQSNGGAVAAKEAPANAISTIGSVLTGGVMGSVALGEQLGHRNIISTDVGGTTFLVGLVVDGEPVRTSTTVINHHPINVPTLEVHAIGSGGGAIAWLDGGGNLHVGPRSAQAVPGPACYGQGGEEPTNTDANLVLGILPERGLLGGRKALSKELARKAIQTKIAKPLGLSVEDAAAAIYAVQNAQTGDLLRKTVVEAGHDPREFVLYAFGGAGPANCAAYATEVGVDQVVVPLGQVASAFSAYGLASSDIVLAAELSDPLQAPFDPARAEKNFLQLEQQVRDGLARQGLTFTDIEIHRSVDMRYSMQLAEVSTPVPSGPLDAATIEATVEAFERRYAALYGEGSGFRESGIQAITFRVRGVGLLPFSPALPGVADADSSDPSEARIGSRPVCLDGALGFVDTAVYDYSKLRAGHVLPGPAIVEVPTTTVVVPAGRTGTVDSLGNMIIRHPQERAS; encoded by the coding sequence ATGGTCTATGTCATCGGCGTGGACGTGGGCGGCACGTTCACCGACGCGGTGCTCGACGATGACGCGGGAACCATCATCGCCGCCAAGTCGCCGTCGACCCCGCCGGACTATTCCCAGGGGGTGCTCGACGTGCTCGGCGCGCTCGCCGAGCAGCTGGGGCGTCCGCTGGAGGAGATGTTGGCCGAGACGCACCACATCGCGCACGGCACCACGTCCTCGTTGAACGCGCTGGTGATGCAGAACGTCCCGCCGGTGGGCTTTTTGACCACGAAGGGACACCGCGACTCGATCTTCATCATGAACGTCGAGGGCCGTTACCTCGGCCGCTCGCCCGCCGAGCTGCAGAACGTTCTGGGACAGCGGAAGTCGCACACGCTGCTGCCGAAGAAGCACGCCCTGGAAGTCACCGAGCGCATTGACCGCTCCGGCAGCGTCGTGCTGGGCCTGGACGAGGAAGAGGCGCGCACCGCGATTCGCCAGTTGCTGGACGACGGCGTGCGAGCGATCGCCGTGTCTTTGCTGTGGTCGTTCAAGAATCCCGTGCATGAGCAGCGCATCCGTGAACTGGTGCACGAGATCGATCCCGACGTTTTCGTGTCGCTGTCATCCGAGATCAGCCCGCGTATTCGCGAGTTCGCCCGCAACGCCACGACGATCATGAGCACCCAGATCGGCCCCGGCCTGCGGGACTATCTGGACAACCTGGAAACCGCCCTGCGGAAGCGGCAGCTCGCCGGGCCGCTCCTGGTCATGCAAAGCAATGGTGGGGCGGTAGCGGCCAAAGAGGCGCCGGCGAACGCGATCAGCACGATCGGCTCGGTGCTGACCGGCGGCGTGATGGGGTCGGTTGCGCTCGGCGAGCAGTTGGGGCACCGCAACATCATCTCCACCGACGTCGGTGGCACCACGTTCCTCGTGGGTCTGGTCGTCGATGGCGAACCGGTGCGGACCTCGACGACCGTGATCAATCACCACCCGATCAACGTGCCGACCCTTGAGGTGCACGCGATCGGTTCCGGTGGCGGGGCGATCGCCTGGCTCGATGGCGGCGGGAACCTGCATGTCGGCCCGCGCAGTGCCCAAGCGGTGCCCGGACCGGCGTGCTATGGCCAGGGCGGCGAGGAACCGACCAACACCGACGCGAACCTCGTCTTGGGTATCCTCCCGGAACGCGGGTTGCTGGGCGGGCGCAAGGCGCTGTCGAAAGAGCTGGCGCGCAAGGCGATTCAGACCAAGATCGCCAAACCTCTCGGGCTGTCCGTTGAGGACGCCGCTGCGGCGATATATGCCGTGCAGAACGCGCAAACCGGCGACCTGCTGCGCAAGACGGTCGTGGAAGCCGGGCACGATCCCCGGGAATTCGTGCTGTACGCGTTCGGCGGTGCCGGCCCAGCGAACTGCGCGGCCTACGCCACCGAAGTCGGGGTCGACCAGGTCGTGGTTCCGCTGGGCCAGGTGGCGTCGGCGTTTTCGGCCTACGGCCTGGCGTCGTCGGACATCGTGCTGGCAGCGGAGCTGTCCGACCCCCTGCAGGCGCCGTTCGATCCTGCCCGTGCGGAGAAAAACTTCCTGCAGTTGGAGCAGCAAGTCCGCGACGGCCTGGCCCGGCAGGGGCTGACATTCACCGATATCGAGATTCACCGCTCGGTCGATATGCGGTATTCGATGCAACTGGCCGAGGTGTCCACGCCGGTTCCGTCGGGTCCGCTCGACGCGGCCACGATCGAGGCCACGGTCGAAGCCTTCGAGCGACGTTATGCGGCCCTGTACGGGGAGGGCTCGGGCTTTCGCGAGTCCGGAATTCAAGCGATCACCTTCCGCGTGCGGGGCGTGGGCCTGCTGCCGTTCTCCCCGGCGCTGCCGGGCGTCGCGGACGCCGACTCGAGTGACCCCTCCGAGGCGCGAATCGGAAGCCGACCGGTGTGCCTGGACGGCGCGCTGGGATTCGTCGACACCGCCGTCTACGACTACAGCAAGCTGCGGGCCGGGCACGTCCTCCCGGGACCGGCCATCGTCGAGGTTCCGACGACGACCGTGGTGGTTCCCGCCGGTCGGACCGGAACCGTTGATTCCCTGGGAAACATGATCATTCGTCACCCGCAGGAGCGCGCGTCATGA
- a CDS encoding ATP-binding protein has protein sequence MHAFSEELSRAGYQIFVGSTDDDVAREEQIVRSFLGRRPDWFLLVGAQHTARTRALPGSAGVPVVETWDWTDEPIDLRAGFSNALATADAVPVRARALERMTDLSSAWPRSASLDTVMHAPSLRRSEGRWPADVTSFVGRRRELIEVRRALSSSRLVTLTGVGGVGKTRLASRAGRELRRVFSDGVWLVELTGLEDEGLVPQAIVTALGFHDPSTRWTAETVAERVGDQQLLLILDNCEHVLDTCAVTAATLLKNCPQIRILATSRQALGIAGEHLFSVPTLRWPEPHAATEGHGLTAYEALALFVDRAKTVVPDFALDERTGPLVADLCRRLDGIPLAIELAAYSLRVLSLDQILQRLDDRFGLLTSGSRAALPRHQTLRAVIDWSFELCSEKERKLWARASVFAGDFDLEDAEVVCSGDCLDRYDVLTAVSGLVDKSILIREEREGRVRYRLLETIRQYGREVLGDSGEEYEVRRRHRDWCLQLVEQMEHCWFGPDQAAWFSRIRGEHANIRTALEFCLHEVDEVVVGMRMADVLRDYWRVGGLISEGRRWCERLLERDGERGTSRLDLVISAIHLALLQNDLPVANALLEAGHRLARDLGDETATMRMRAPEAFAAALQADFRQAVAKGEQVMPELRESGDLRSLSTALTILALNCSLLADPERATRYSEELLELCRSHGEKWRQSYALWALALEAWRQGDMGRSSELARESLSLQREFRDYHCTVLSVEVLAWVAATEHNSAQAARLFGLAHRIRREAGGKLFTFFNGYQEQCEKQARHSLGESEYAKLFAQGAEVSLDRVLAYALGEPGGAAERPKEEFPTQLSRRERETAELVAQGMSNKQIAEHLVISQRTAEAHVEHILVKLGFTSRSQIAAWVAERWTEPGPR, from the coding sequence GTGCACGCCTTCTCCGAGGAGCTGAGCCGGGCCGGGTACCAGATCTTCGTGGGCTCGACCGACGACGACGTGGCCCGCGAGGAGCAGATCGTGCGGAGCTTCCTCGGCCGAAGGCCCGACTGGTTCCTCCTGGTCGGCGCGCAGCACACGGCCCGCACCCGCGCACTGCCGGGCTCGGCAGGGGTGCCGGTCGTGGAGACTTGGGACTGGACCGACGAGCCCATCGACCTGCGCGCCGGGTTCTCCAACGCCCTGGCCACCGCCGACGCGGTACCTGTTCGAGCGCGCGCACTGGAGCGCATGACCGATTTGTCGTCTGCTTGGCCACGGAGCGCTAGCCTTGACACTGTTATGCATGCGCCTTCTTTGCGGAGGTCCGAAGGCCGTTGGCCGGCGGACGTCACGAGCTTCGTCGGCCGTCGTAGGGAACTGATCGAGGTCCGGCGTGCGCTGTCGTCCTCGCGACTGGTGACTCTCACCGGTGTCGGCGGGGTCGGCAAGACGCGGCTGGCTTCTCGTGCCGGCCGGGAACTGCGGCGAGTTTTCTCCGACGGGGTGTGGCTGGTCGAGCTGACAGGGCTGGAGGACGAAGGTCTGGTACCACAGGCCATCGTGACCGCTCTCGGATTCCATGATCCGTCCACCCGGTGGACCGCGGAGACCGTGGCCGAGCGGGTGGGAGACCAACAGTTGTTGTTGATTTTGGACAACTGTGAACACGTGCTGGACACGTGCGCGGTCACGGCTGCGACGCTGCTGAAAAACTGCCCGCAGATTCGCATTCTGGCCACGAGTCGGCAGGCCCTGGGCATCGCTGGGGAGCACCTCTTCTCGGTGCCGACGTTGCGGTGGCCGGAGCCGCACGCGGCTACGGAGGGCCACGGCTTGACGGCCTACGAGGCGTTGGCTCTGTTTGTCGACCGAGCGAAAACCGTGGTCCCGGATTTCGCCCTGGATGAGCGCACCGGCCCATTGGTGGCCGATCTGTGCCGGCGGTTGGACGGGATTCCGTTGGCCATCGAGCTGGCCGCTTACAGCCTGCGCGTCCTGTCGCTCGATCAGATATTGCAGCGACTGGATGACCGATTCGGCCTGCTTACCTCGGGCAGTCGTGCCGCGTTGCCGAGGCATCAGACGCTACGCGCGGTGATCGACTGGAGTTTCGAGCTGTGTTCGGAAAAGGAGCGGAAGCTCTGGGCTCGGGCATCGGTTTTCGCCGGAGATTTCGATCTTGAGGACGCCGAGGTCGTCTGCTCCGGGGACTGTCTGGACAGGTACGACGTGTTGACCGCGGTCTCGGGTCTGGTGGACAAATCGATCCTCATTCGGGAGGAGCGAGAGGGCCGAGTTCGTTACCGATTGCTGGAGACGATCCGGCAGTACGGCCGGGAGGTGCTGGGCGATTCCGGCGAAGAATATGAGGTGCGACGCCGGCATCGCGACTGGTGTCTCCAGCTGGTCGAGCAGATGGAGCACTGCTGGTTCGGTCCGGACCAGGCCGCCTGGTTCTCCCGGATACGCGGTGAACACGCCAATATCCGAACAGCGCTCGAGTTCTGCCTCCACGAGGTCGACGAAGTCGTCGTCGGGATGCGCATGGCCGATGTCTTGCGCGACTACTGGCGGGTCGGCGGGCTGATCAGCGAAGGACGACGTTGGTGTGAGCGCCTTCTGGAACGAGACGGCGAGCGGGGCACGAGCCGACTGGATCTCGTGATCAGCGCCATTCATCTCGCGCTTTTGCAGAATGACTTGCCAGTGGCGAACGCGCTGCTTGAGGCGGGGCACCGCCTTGCACGCGACCTCGGTGACGAGACCGCGACTATGCGTATGCGCGCGCCGGAAGCGTTTGCCGCGGCGCTTCAGGCGGATTTCCGGCAAGCGGTCGCCAAGGGCGAACAGGTCATGCCCGAGCTTCGCGAGTCGGGTGATCTGCGCTCGCTGTCGACGGCCCTGACGATTCTGGCGCTGAACTGCTCACTTCTGGCTGACCCGGAACGAGCGACCAGATACAGCGAGGAACTTCTCGAACTGTGTCGCTCGCATGGTGAGAAGTGGCGGCAGTCGTACGCGCTTTGGGCGCTTGCTCTGGAGGCATGGCGCCAGGGCGATATGGGGCGTTCCTCGGAACTGGCGCGGGAGAGCCTTTCCCTACAGCGGGAGTTCCGGGATTATCACTGCACGGTCCTCAGCGTTGAGGTCCTGGCCTGGGTCGCCGCGACCGAACATAACAGCGCGCAAGCCGCCCGGCTGTTCGGGCTCGCTCACCGGATTCGCCGCGAGGCAGGCGGAAAACTGTTCACCTTTTTCAACGGGTATCAAGAACAGTGCGAAAAGCAGGCGCGTCACAGTCTAGGGGAGAGCGAGTATGCCAAGTTGTTTGCGCAAGGCGCGGAAGTGAGTCTTGACCGAGTGCTCGCCTACGCGCTGGGCGAGCCCGGCGGTGCGGCAGAGCGACCGAAGGAAGAATTTCCAACGCAGCTGAGTCGGCGCGAACGAGAGACCGCTGAGCTCGTCGCGCAGGGAATGAGCAATAAGCAGATCGCCGAGCACCTGGTGATCTCCCAGCGCACGGCAGAAGCCCATGTGGAACATATCCTCGTCAAGCTCGGGTTCACGTCGCGCAGTCAGATCGCGGCATGGGTGGCAGAGCGGTGGACTGAGCCGGGCCCACGCTGA